Within Pseudomonadota bacterium, the genomic segment GACTTGCTCTAGCTGTCGTCGCCCAGAACGTCCGTTAGGCTGACTTCGCCACTGCCGCGCCTGGCCGGCTTCTGCTGGCTCTCGTGAGGTCGCCAGGCGGTCAGATAGATAACCTGGAAAGTCGCGGGCACGCGTCCTTCACGATCGGCAAACCGTTCGTGATAGGCGGCGACGGATGCCAGGATGACATCGCGCCGGCTCATATGGCGTGGGCGTTCGACCGCGGCGTTGGTCTCGCCCATGTGGCGGAGGTCGCGCATTAGCGCGAGCGCGTCGGGGTAGGTGACGTCAATGCGGTCGCTGTCGACGACGGGCAGGGCGAAGCCGGCGCGCTGAAGCAAGGCGCCGGCATCGCGTACGTCGACCAGTGGCGCGATGCGCAGCGCCATGCCGTCGGTTGCGGCAAGTTCCGCCTCGCCGAGCGCCTGGCCGAGCTCGTTGAGCGTCTGGACGCCGAAGAGGCTCGCCAGAAATAGACCGTCGGGTTTGAGGGCGCGGCGAATCTGGCTCAACACGCCCGGTAGATCGTTCGCCCAATGCAGCGCGAGATTGCTGATGACCAGATCCAGGCTGCCCTCGGCGAAGGGCAGGACTTCTTCGTCGCAGATCACGCCGTGGGACAAGGCATCGCCGGACGCACCCAAAGAAAGGTTGGTCTCAACCAATCTCTCGACGCCGCCATGCCCGGCAAGCAAGTCACCCAATAGACCGTGCCGGGCACCGATCTCGACCGCCAACGGAAAGACGCGGGTAATGTCATCAAGCCTGTCGACAAGACGTTCGCCGACCTCGCGAAAGAGGAAGTCGTGATCGGCAAAGCTGGCGGCCGCACGTTCCCGGTTGCGGCGAACCGTCGCGCGATCGAAGACCTGGGCCGGGGTGTCCATGATGGTCCCTATTGCCAGGGTGTTGGCGGTCCGGCAACGGCGGTCTTGAACTTTCGTCCGAATCGCCCCCGAATTGGCGGATGACCGAGCACGCCACATTTCTCGATCGCGTTCGCTGGACCGGCAGGTTGGCGCTCGACACCGTGCTGCCGCCCCGCTGCCTTGCCTGCGGCGAGATCGTCGACCAACAGGGCCAGGTTTGCGCGACCTGCTGGCCTGTCCTCGACTTTATCGCTCGGCCGTACTGCACGGTCTGCGGTACGCCGTTCGCCTATGACATGGGTGAAGATGCCGTTTGCGGCAGTTGTTCCGCCGAGGCGCCGGCATTCGATCGTGGCCGGGCGGCGCTCGTCTACAATGATCTTGCCGGCCGCTTGATCGTCGGTTTCAAACACGCCGACAGGACACTCCATGCGCCGGTCTTTGCGCGCTGGCTTGCAGTGGCCGGTGCAGATCTCTTGGGCGATGCGAACCTGGTGACCGCGGTGCCGTTGCACCGCCATCGCCTTTGGCGGCGACGTTTCAATCAATCCGTCATGATGGCGCACGCTCTAGCTTCGAAGACGGAAGCTCGGGTCGTGCCGGACCTTCTCGTACGGAACCGGCGGACGCCGAGTCAGAGCGGGCGCACGCGCCTGCAGCGGTTCGAGAACGTACGCGGTGCATTCGCTGTCAAACCGTCTCTCGCCAGTGCGGTAACCGGTCAGCGGATTATCGTTGTGGATGACGTCTTTACCACTGGCGCCACGCTGAGTGCCGTGGCGCGCTGCTTGAAGCAGGCCGGGGCGGCTCACGTCGATGTGTTAACCCTTGCACGGGTCGTGCGCCACCCTACCTAAAGTCCGATCGAGCCGCATCGATCCGATGTGGGTCGTGAATCGGCCTCTACTGATAGAGGGGAGCAAGAATCACACATTGGATCGAATCCAATGCGATCTTGCTCAGACGTGCTAGATTGTGCGGAGACTTGGAGAAGACCGTCCGATGGCCGAAGTCGTTATGTATTCCACCATGTTCTGCCCGTTCTGCATGCGGGCAAAGGCGCTTTTGAAGGACAAGGGCGTCGATTTCGAAGAGATCGACGTGATGTTCGACAGCGCCAAGCGCGCCGAGATGACCGAGCGGTCGGGCGGCGGGCGCACGGTGCCGCAGATCTTTATCGACGGCGAGCCGATCGGCGGGTTTGATGAATTGAACGCCCTCGACAAGGAGGGTCGCCTGGATGGCCTCTTGGGAATAGCCGCATGACCACACCCCTCACCATCGCCTGCGTGCAGGTCAACGCCGACGGCAATGTCGAGCGTAACATCGACAATGCCGTCAACCTGGTGCGCCAGGCCGCCGATGCCGGCGCCGAGCTGATCGGCCTGCCCGAAAACGTCGCGCTCATGGCGGCGAGCGAGGAAGAACGGCTCGACAAAGCCTATGCGCCAAAGGACCACCCGGCGCTGATCGCGTTTGCCGCGGTCGCGAAGGAGAAGGGGATTTGGCTACAGGCCGGTTCGGTCGCAGCGCTGCGGCCGGACGGCGACCTCGCCAACCACGCGTTCTTCTTCGGGCCGGACGGCGAAACCGTCGCGGACTACCAGAAGATCCACATGTTCGATGTCGATCTGCCTGATGGATCCGTCTATCGCGAATCCAAGATGTTTCATCCGGGCGACCAGGCCGTTCTGGCGCCGACCCCGTGGGGTCCGCTGGGCATGACCGTCTGCTATGACCTCAGGTTCCCGCAGTTCTACCGTGACCTCGCGCAGGCCGGTGCGCGGCTCCTGACCGTGCCCGCGGCGTTCACCAAGGTGACGGGCGATGCCCATTGGGAACTCCTGCTGCGCGCCCGCGCGGTCGAGAACGGTTGTTTCGTGTTCGCGCCGTGCCAGACCGGAAACCATCCGGGCAACCGGCGCACCTGCGGTCATTCCCTCATCATTGATCCGTGGGGCGTGGTCCTGGCCGACGGCGGCACCGATGTTGGTTTCATCAGCGCGACCGTCGACATGGACGAGGTCGATCGTATCCGCGGTATCATCCCGTCACTGACCCACGACCGCGCCTACAAGCCGCCGGTCGGTGAACACCGCGACGCCGCGGAGTAGGCGACAGAAGTCTAAGCATCCCCCTTACCCAGCTACGGCTAGTGAACTGACGATCCCAAGCCTGCGCAACCCTCTCCCCCCTCGCGAGGGGGCGAGCGATGATGGCTCGATGCTTGAACCCTCTCACGAGGTCCGGAAGAGGTAGGGGCCGGACGCGTGAGTGTTGGGAGGGTAAGGGTTGTCTCCGCTAGGCCTCGCGGCGCGCGGCGATGCGCTGCACGGCCGCCGGGTTTGGCCGATCGACAATCAGATCTTCATACGCCAGCACGCGCAGGTGCGTTGCCGTAACGGCGAGCAATTCGCCGGGCTGCAGCAGAAAGTTCGGATTGCGCGGACGCCCGAACTGCTCGTTGCCCAGGGCGAAGGTCTCGTAGATAAGCATGCCGCCGGGCGCGACCGCTTCGACAAGGCGCGCCAACAACGGTCGATAGAGATAGTTGGCGACGACCACGCCAGCGAAGGTCTGGCCGGCGAAGGGCCAGGGCTGACCTGACTCCAGGTCGACGGCTACCAGCTTCAGGCCGGACCGGCCGGCCAGGTCGCTCATGCCGGAGATATCGATGTCGGCTGCTGTGACCGGATGGCCGAGATCAAGGAACAGTCGGGTATGGCGACCGCCGCCGCACGCCAAATCCAGAATCGGTCCGTGCGGTGGGACAAAACCGGCAAATCGGCTGATCCAAGGTGACGGATCGGCGGTATGAGCATGCGGGGCGGGCGTGTCGGTCATCGGTCCGTCATCTTGCATTTTTGCGGTTATGGTCTCATATAGGACACTAAGTGCTATCTAACGCTATGATATATAAGAAAGTTCCTGGTGAATGATCGTTTTTGACCTCAAATGTGCGAATGACCACGTCTTCGAAGGCTGGTTTGCCGACAGCGCGACCTTTGACCAGCAGGTCAAGGCGGGTGAGGTCACATGCCCCTATTGCGGTTCGCCCGATGTGAGGAAGGCGCTGATGGCGCCCAACGTTGCCACCCGTTCCTCGGCTGCCAAGAGTGAGGAGACGTCGCCCTCAAACGACATGGTCTCGGTCGCCAAGCAGAAGGAGGAGGCCGGCAAGGTCATGGCGATGATGCGCGCGGTCAAGGATCACGTTGAACAGAACTTTGACAACGTTGGCACCGAGTTCGCCGGCGAAGCGCGCAAGATCCATTTTGGCGACGCCGAGAAACGCAACATCTACGGCAAGGCGACCCGGGAAGAAGCCCAGGAACTGAAAGACGAGGGTGTCGAGTTCGGCGAGCTACCTGACCTTCCCGATCTCGATAGCTAATCAGGCGGCCGGCAACGCCCGTTCCGCTAAGCGCGCCCAATAGCTCGCGCCCAGCGGCAACACCTCATCGTTGAAATCGTAGTGCGGGTTGTGCAGCAGACACCCGCCTTCTTCCGGCCCGTTACCGATCAGGATGTAGCAGCCGGGTTTTTCCTGCAGCATGAAGGCGAAATCTTCCGACCCCATGTCCGGTTCGAAGGCGCGATCAACATATTCGTCGCCCACCAGGTCGGCCGCGACCGAGGCGGCAAAATCGGTTTCGAACGGCGAGTTGACCGTGGCGGGATAACGCCGTTCGTAGTGGATCGTCGCAGTGCACCGATGGGCGGCGGCGATGTTCTCAACGATGCGGGTGATCGCCGGCTGCAACATGTCGCGCACACGATCGTCGAACCAGCGACATGTGCCGCGCAAGGTTACCTCATCGGGGATCACGTTCCAGGTGTCGCCGGCATGGATCTGCGTCACGCTGACGACAGCGGAGTGAAGCGGTGAAACTTCTCTGGAAACGACGGCTTTCAGCCCACTCACGATTTGCGCGGCGGGAACCAACGGATCGATGCCGCGGTCGGGCATGGCGGCGTGGGTACCGACACCCTTGACCTTGATTTCGAAGATATCAAACGCGGCCAGGAACGGGCCTTCGCGCACGGCAAACTGGCCGACAGGGATGCCCGGCGCGTTGTGCATGCCGTAGACCGAGTCGACCGGGAACATCTCGAACAGGCCATCCTCGATCATCACGCGGCCGCCGCCTTCGTTTTCTTCTGCCGGTTGAAAGATGAAATGGATGGTGCCGTCGAAGTTCTTGGTTTCGGCGAGATAGCGAGCGGCGCCTAGCAGCATCGTCGTATGACCATCATGGCCGCAGGCATGCATCTTGCCCTCGTGCTTTGAGACATGCTCGAACGTATTCTTCTCGTGGATGTGAAGTGCGTCGAGGTCGGCGCGTAGCCCGACGCGGCGGTCGCCATTGCCGTTCTTGAGCGTGCCGACAACGCCGGTCGTGGCGAGGCCGCGATGCACCTCGATGCCGAATTCCTCCAACAAGCCGGCGACGACGTCGGCGGTACGGTTTTCCTCGAAGGCGGTTTCGGGGTGGGCATGAATATCGCGCCGCCAGCGCGTCATGTCGTCATGGAATTCGGCGATACGGTTGATAATCGGCATGGAAGTCTCCGGGCTTTTATTCGGTGCGCCGGCGGGCGACCGTGACGGCGCGAACTTGAGGATGGATGAGAATATAGGCCAGAAGCAACGCCATGAGCACGCCATTCAGTACATAGGGCGCGCGCAGCCAGACCTCGTAGAGCGGCAGGGTGACGAAGGCGCCGATGACATGGCCGGACGCGCCAATGCCATTGATGATGCCGGCGGCCGAACCCTGCTCATCGGGATTGACGGCGAGCGACCCGGCGGCCGCGATGCCGGGTCGCAGCATGCCGTGACCGAATCCCAGGATGACCAGGGCCAGCATGATCGGCAGATAGCTGTTGCTGAGTGCGAACAGTACGAAACAGACCAGGCTGATCCCGGCACCGCCATAGAGCAGCACGCGTGGCGAGGGCTGAAATCGCTGGACGATAAAGAGCTGCACCACCAGCGCCGCCGCGGCGGAGACGGTCAGCCCCAGACCGACCTGACGCACCGCCTGGTCGGCGCCATACTCAAGCAGGTCGATCATGTAGAACCCAACGGACTGCATGGTGCCGGCCTGACATGTGACCATGAGTATCGACGCGATGACGAACGGCCTGATGCGTCGGTCCCAGGTTCGCACGCGTGGTGGCATCCGCTTGCCGCGCGGTGGCGTTCGTTCTGGCAGCATGAACCAGCACGCGATTGCGCTGCAGAAGGCCAGGCCCGCGACGACATAGAGCGGCGCGAGTGCCCCCAGGTCGACCAGCAAGGCGCCGATGCCCGGACCGACAATGATGCCAACACCGAACGCCGCACCGATGGTCGACAGCGCAGACGTCCGCTCGCGGCGCGTTGTGCGATCGGCGACATAGGCCTGCGATGCCGGAAAGGTGCCCGAGCCGAACATGCCGAAAATGGCACGCGTGACGACCATCAGCGGGAATGCGACGGCCAGGACCAGCGCACCGTTGATGCCGGCCTGAATCACGATCGCGAGCAACACCATGGAAACCGTGTATCCGGCGAGCCCAATCAGAATGACCGGCTTGCGACCGATGCGGTCGCTGCGCCGCCCCCAAAAGGGGCTGGCCACGATCCACAAGATAGCCGATAGCGCGAAGACGGCGCCCACCTGCCATTCCTGCATGGCGAGCTCGCGCGATAGCGGCGGCAGGATTGAAAGCAGCAGAGATTGGCCCATGCCCAGACACGTCAGCGAGACGAACAACAGGCGAAATGCGCGACGCCGTGCCTGCGGCGTCGTCGCCGTCGGCGGTGGTGTGTCGTCATCGATGAGAGAAATACCTGGTCTCCGGACTGTACGATCCCTTATAGACCACGCCCGCCGATCAACGCCAAGCCATGAGAGGTCGTATCATGCAGCGTGAGCATAGCTATCGTGTCGTCACCGAGTGGACCGGCGCCGCCGAAGGCTCCACCGTCAACTACAAGAGCTATTCGAGGACCTATGACCAGCAGATCGGCGACAAGCTGACATTGACCGGCTCGGCGGACACCACGTTTCTTGGCGACGCCTCCCTGGTCAATCCCGAAGATCTCATGGTCGCTGCGCTGTCGTCATGCCACATGCTGAGCTATCTCGCATGTTGCGCGCTCGACGGTGTCGAGGTGATCGCATACGAAGACGCGGCCGAAGGGGTCATGGTTGAAGAACGTGGCGCCGGACAGTTCCGTTCGGTCATGTTGCGACCGTCCGTGACAGTCGCCTCGGGCACCGACTTGGACAAGGCGCACGCGCTTCACAAGAAGGCGCACGAAGTCTGTTTCATCGCGCGTTCGGTCAACTTTCCGGTCGAGCACGATGCGCGGGTTATCGTCGCGGACTAGCGTCGCCGCGGCGAGCGGTGCCAGTCGATCCATTCGGGATGTTTACGACGCACCCACTGTATGAACTTCGCGATCTCGGGATGGCCGCGCAACGCTTCCGGCGTGTTGTAGTGGCGCGCCAGATCAGTCTCGTCCAACACCGCATGCACCTTCCGGTGACATACCTTGTGAAGCGGCGATTGGTGCTTGCCGCCGGCTGACTTCGGCACCCAGTGATGACGGTCGACACTCGGACCGTCAATCATCACGCGACCGCACAGCGGGCAGGGTCCAAGGTTGTCTGTCATGACGCTTGGCTGGTGTGTGCAAAGTTTGTGAACAACGGGCCGACCGCGTCAGATTTCCCAGGCTTCCATCGGTGTGCGCACCGGTTAGAATGTGCCATGATCAACGTGGTTTCGAAAGCCGTGGTGGGTTAGAGCGTGTCAGAACGATCCAGGTTACCGCAGCAGATTGAGGACATCGGCCAGTTGGCGGACGATGCCATCGATCTTGGCGCCGCCGCGTTGACTCTCGCGGCGCTCGACCGGGACGACGTGTCTCTGGAACCCTATCGTTCACATCTGGCGGCGTTGGCGGCCGACGCGGCGGCCCTGGGACATCGCGGCGGCGATCTCGACGGCCGGGCCTGGGCGCTTGCCCGCGTGCTCTACGAACGGCACGGCTATGCCGGCGATCAGGAAAGCTATGACGACCTGCGCAACGCCGATCTGATGAGTGTGATCGACCGGCGCAAGGGAATTCCCGTGTCGTTGGGTGTACTTTACATGCATACGGCACGCGCCATGGGATGGCATGTTACCGGTCTGAACTTTCCCTCGCACTTCCTGGTCCGTTTGGAGGGGCAGGGGGCGCGGTTGATCATCGATCCCTTCGAGGGCGGTCGTGTCATGGAGCCACAGGATATCCGGGCGTTGGCGAAGACCGTGTTCGGACCCGAAGCCGAGGTTGAACAGGGCTGGTTCGAGGCGGTCAGCAACCGCGACATCCTGCTTCGGTTGCTCAACAACACGAGAACGCGTTCGATCCAGGCCGGTGAGCTGGAACGCGGCGCCGAGATTACGCGTCGCATGATTGCGATCGCGCCGGATGCCACCAATCTGCAACGCGATCTGGGCATGGTCGAAGCGCATATCGGCAATGTCGGGGCGGCTATCGAGGCGCTCGCGAGCTACTTGCAGTCCGGGCCACGCGGCGCCGATAAGGCCGAGGTCGAACGCATGCTCAACAAGCTGCGCCAGGCGCTGAACTAGCCGCGTCACCGACGCGCGACGGATTGGGGGCGTCGCTACGTGTCAGAAAATCCAAATGTTCGACGCTGTGCGATAACGCGCATCCGGCGGTTGTGCTATGGTCGCCCGTGGAGCGTGGTTGGGTGACGCGGGGGACTTCTTTGAGATCATTGCATTGCATCGTCTTGGTGGGCTTGGCGTTTGTCTTGGCGGCATGCGGCTTGGCTGAGAGCCCTGTCCTCGATCCCAAGGGACCGGTTACCGAGATCGAACGCAATCTGATGTTGGAGACGCTGGCGATCATGATGATCGTCGTCATCCCGGTCTGGCTCATGGCCGCCTGGTTCATCCCACGTTATCGGGCGACTAACAAAAAAGCGCGCTACATGCCGAACTGGCAGTCGACCGGACTTGACGCCGTCACATGGCTTGTGCCGGCCGCGATCATCGTCACCGTCGGCACCTATGTCTGGATCTATACCCACAAGCTCGACCCCTACAAGACGATCGAAACAGAATCGGGTGCCGAACCGTTTGTCGTCGAGGTGGTCGCGCAGGATTGGAAGTGGCTGTTTCTCTACCCCGATCAGGGTGTCGCCAGTGTCAATGAGCTGGTCTTTCCCAGCGGCGTGCCGCTGGAACTCATCATCACGTCCGACACCGTCATGAACTCGTTCTACGTGCCGGCGCTCGGCAGTCAGATCTACGCCATGGCGGGTATGCAGACAGAGCTCAACCTGCTGGCCTGGGAGCCCGGCAAGTTTGTCGGCAGAAACGCCCAGTACAGCGGCAAGGGTTTCTCGCAACAGTACTTCGACGTGATCGCCGCGACGCAGGAAGACTTCGATGCCTGGGTCGAGACCGTCAAGCAGTCTGGCTTGACCCTGGATGATGCAACCTATCAAGAGCTCGCCAAACCCAGCACCGCGCATCCGATAACGCACTACGCGTCTTACGAAGCCGGGTTGTTCGACACGATCATGATGAAATACATGCACGCCCCAGGGCACATGCACGGCGCCGTGACCGGTGTGGAGGAATAGGGATGCTCGGTAGACTGACGATCGATGCGTTGCCGTTCTATAGCTGGATCGCCATGGGCGGTGCGGGCGTCACGGTCCTGGGCGGTGTCGTCATCTTCGTTCTGCTGACTTGGTTCAAGAAGTGGGGCTACTTCTGGAGCGAGTGGCTGACCAGCCTCGATCACAAGCGTATCGGCGTCATGTACATCGCGCTTGCGCTTCTGATGCTGGTACGCGGTTTTGTCGATGCCCTGATGATGCGCAGCCAGCAGGCCTTCGCCTACGATTCCGGTGGTTACCTGCCGGCTGGCCATTTCGATCAGGTGTTCAGTTCTCACGGCACGATCATGATCTTTTTCATGGCCATGCCGTTCATGACGGGGCTTTTCAACCTGATCGTGCCGCAGCAGATCGGCACGCGTGACGTCGCCTTTCCGTTCATGAACTCTCTCAGCCTGTGGTTCACCTCATCGGGTGCGGGCCTGGTGCTGGTGTCCCTGGTGATCGGCAAGTTTTCGACCGCCGGCTGGACCGGTTACCCGCCCTATTCGGGGCTTGAGTATTCGCCTGGCGTCGGCGTCGATTACTGGTTGTGGGCTGTGTTGATAAGCGGGATCGGCTCAACGCTGACCGGTATCAACTTCATTGTCACGATCCTCAAACGACGAGCGCCGGGCATGACGCTGTTGCGCATGCCGCTCTTCACCTGGACCGTTCTGGTCAGCAGCGTGCTCATGGCGTTTGCATTTCCCGCCTTGACCGTCGCCACCGGCCTACTCGCTCTTGACCGCTACCTCGATATGCACTTCTTCACGAATGCCGATGGCGGCAACATGATGAATTTCATCAGCCTGCTATGGATCTGGGGCCATCCCGAGGTCTACATCCTGATCCTGCCGGCCTTTGGTGTGTTCTCGGAAGTCGTCGCGACGTTCTCGCGCAAGGCTCTGTTCGGCTATAAATCGCTGGTCTTCGCGACGGCCGCGATCGGCATTCTCTCGTTTTCAGTCTGGCTGCACCACTTCTTCACGATGGGTGCGGGCGCCAATGTCAACGCGATATTCGGCATCGCCACAATGATCATCGGCGTGCCGACGGGCGTGAAGGTGTTCGACTGGCTGTTCACCATGTATCGCGGGCGCATCACGTTCGATCCGACGATGTACTGGACGATCGGCTTCATCGTGACCTTCGTCATCGGCGGCGTTACCGGCGTGTTGCTCGCCATCCCGCCCGTCGACTATTTGATGCACAACACGACCTTCCTGGTCGCCCACTTCCACAACATGATCATTCCCGGCGTGCTGTTCGGTTATGTCGCTGGCCTGATCTACTGGTTCCCCAAGGCGATCGGGTTCCAACTCAGCGCCAAGTGGGGCATTCGTGCCTTCTGGTGCTGGATCATCGGTTTCTACCTTGCCTTCATGCCGCTCTACTTCCTGGGCCTGCTCGGCATGCCGCGGCGCATGGAGCGTTATGAGATCGCTGCGTGGCAGCCTTACCTGATCATTGCCGCCATCGGTGCCGCGGTCATTCTGGCCGGTGTCGTCTGCATGGCGATGCAGTTGCTGGTCGGTATCAAAGAGCGTGAGAAAACGCGTGACCTCAGCGGCGATCCCTTCAACGGTCGTACGCTGGAATGGCTGACGTCGTCACCGGCCGCGCCTTACAACTTCGCCGTCATACCCAAGGTCGACAGCCTTGACGCCTTCTGGAAGATGAAGGTGGACGGTACCGCGTATCAGAGACCGTCGGGTTACACCGATATCGTGATGCCGAGAAATTCGAGCCTGGGTGTCATCGCGGGCGCCTTCTCCTTCGTCCTTGGCTTCGCCATGATCTGGTACATCTGGTGGCTGGCGGCCCTCAGTCTGCTGGTGATCGGCATCGTGGTCGTGGTGCGCAGCAGCATGGAAAACACGGACTACGTCATCACCGCCGACGAGGTCGCCGCGATCGAGGAGCAACGCTTCAACGATCTCGCGCGTGTGCCGCGCCACGACACGGGCGACCCCGCGGCAAGTCCGCAGGCCGCGCCGGCGCCGGGGAGTGCATCATGAGCGCGGATGTCGCGATGAACCCGCAACGTCGCGGACCGGAAGAGGAGGCGTACGAGGAACGGGCGTTCGGGTTCTGGCTCTACCTGATGACCGACGCCATTATCTTCGCGCTGCTGTTCGCGACCTATGTGGTAATGGCGCCCAACATCGCCTCGGCGCCCGCGCCCAAATCGCTGTTCGATCTCTGGCATACGGCGGGCGAGACGGCATTGCTTCTGGTCAGCAGCCTGACATTCGGCGTCGCCACCATATCGATGATCCAAGGCAAGAAGGGACAGGTTCTCCTGTGGCTCGCGGTCACCTTCGTGCTGGGCGCCGGCTTCGTCGCCATGGAGATCATGGAGTTCGCCGGCATGATCGCGGCGGGCGCCGGGCCGGGCGGCAGCGGTTCGCTCTCGGCCTTCTTCACCCTGGTCGGGACCCACGGCCTGCACGTCAGCCTGGGTCTTGTCTGGATCATCATCCTGGGACTGCAGGTGGCCGTGAAAGGGCTCACCATGCCCGTCACGTCGCGCCTGTTCCGCCTGGGCCTGTTCTGGCACTTCCTAGATATCGTCTGGATCGGGATCTTCTCGGTCGTCTACCTGCCGGGGATCATGTAGATGGAACACGCGACCGTCAGCGGTGGCCACAGCCTGAAGAACTACCTGATCGGCTTTGTGCTCGCCGTCATCTTGACCGCCATTCCGTTCGTGCTGGTCGCGATGGGGGCGCTGCCGCGCGTGACGATGTTCTTTGTCATCGCGATTGCGGCGGTCGTGCAGGTCTTCGTGCACCTGCGTTACTTCCTGAATCTGAGTTTGAAGGAAACACCGCGCGAGAACATCCTGGCCCTGGCCTTTGCCTGCGTGCTGGTCTTCCTGATGGTCGGTGGCACCATTTGGATCATGTTCAATCTGGAATACCGCCACGACATGTGATGGCGCACGGTGATGGTCTGACCACCGTGTCGGCGCGTATTTGGCTCGTCCTGGCTGGCCTGAACGGCGCCATCGCGGTCGCGGCCGGCGCCATGGCCGCGCATGTCGCCCAAGACGCCGGTGGCGAGACCGTCGCGACGGCCGCGCGTTATCAGATGTGGCACGCGCTCGCGCTTCTGGCGGTGGCGTGGATCTCGACGACCACACGGTACAAACTGGCCAACCTCGCCGGTTGCCTCTATTTCGCCGGCATCCTGCTTTTCTGCGGCTCTCTTTACCTCTCGGTCGCGGCCGGCTGGTCCGGCATCACGATGGCCGCGCCCTTTGGTGGCATCGCCTTCATCCTGGGCTGGCTGGTGCTGCTCGGCGCGGGCATTGGCCGGCTAAGAAAAGACTGAACAGGCTTAGATTGGTGGTCGTTTGTCGGCCCACGGACGATGTTTCTCGATCGCCGCGCCGATGCGAAGCGTGGTCAGGTCGTCGAACCGATGGCCGACAATCTGCAAGCCGGTCGGCAGACCGTTCCCCGCCCACCCTGACGGTACGGAGAGTGCCGGGCATTGCGCGATATTGTTGAAGGGCGGCGTCATTTCAGCGCAGAGCATCTTGCCGTCGGCATCTTCGCCCGACATCTCGCCTTCGGTTTTCTCCGCAGATGGCGCGGGAATGGGCGTGGTCGGGCAGAGTAGGGCATCGTAGCGTTCAAACACGTCGCACAGACTGAGCCACTGCTCGGTGCGGACGAACTCAAGCCGTTTGAGGGTGATCGCGTCAACTGTCCGCGCATGATCGAACATCTTAACAATGGTTGGATCGAGGTCGTCGCGCCGTTCGTCAAGATGCTGACCGAAGAACGCCGCCAGATAGACGGTCCAGTACTCATCCCAGGAATCGGAGACCTCTCGGGTCCAGCCCAGATCGACCTCCTCGACCGTGGCGCCAGCGTCGCGCAAGACG encodes:
- a CDS encoding transglutaminase-like domain-containing protein, encoding MSERSRLPQQIEDIGQLADDAIDLGAAALTLAALDRDDVSLEPYRSHLAALAADAAALGHRGGDLDGRAWALARVLYERHGYAGDQESYDDLRNADLMSVIDRRKGIPVSLGVLYMHTARAMGWHVTGLNFPSHFLVRLEGQGARLIIDPFEGGRVMEPQDIRALAKTVFGPEAEVEQGWFEAVSNRDILLRLLNNTRTRSIQAGELERGAEITRRMIAIAPDATNLQRDLGMVEAHIGNVGAAIEALASYLQSGPRGADKAEVERMLNKLRQALN
- a CDS encoding cbb3-type cytochrome c oxidase subunit I, coding for MLGRLTIDALPFYSWIAMGGAGVTVLGGVVIFVLLTWFKKWGYFWSEWLTSLDHKRIGVMYIALALLMLVRGFVDALMMRSQQAFAYDSGGYLPAGHFDQVFSSHGTIMIFFMAMPFMTGLFNLIVPQQIGTRDVAFPFMNSLSLWFTSSGAGLVLVSLVIGKFSTAGWTGYPPYSGLEYSPGVGVDYWLWAVLISGIGSTLTGINFIVTILKRRAPGMTLLRMPLFTWTVLVSSVLMAFAFPALTVATGLLALDRYLDMHFFTNADGGNMMNFISLLWIWGHPEVYILILPAFGVFSEVVATFSRKALFGYKSLVFATAAIGILSFSVWLHHFFTMGAGANVNAIFGIATMIIGVPTGVKVFDWLFTMYRGRITFDPTMYWTIGFIVTFVIGGVTGVLLAIPPVDYLMHNTTFLVAHFHNMIIPGVLFGYVAGLIYWFPKAIGFQLSAKWGIRAFWCWIIGFYLAFMPLYFLGLLGMPRRMERYEIAAWQPYLIIAAIGAAVILAGVVCMAMQLLVGIKEREKTRDLSGDPFNGRTLEWLTSSPAAPYNFAVIPKVDSLDAFWKMKVDGTAYQRPSGYTDIVMPRNSSLGVIAGAFSFVLGFAMIWYIWWLAALSLLVIGIVVVVRSSMENTDYVITADEVAAIEEQRFNDLARVPRHDTGDPAASPQAAPAPGSAS
- a CDS encoding HNH endonuclease produces the protein MTDNLGPCPLCGRVMIDGPSVDRHHWVPKSAGGKHQSPLHKVCHRKVHAVLDETDLARHYNTPEALRGHPEIAKFIQWVRRKHPEWIDWHRSPRRR
- a CDS encoding DUF423 domain-containing protein, giving the protein MAHGDGLTTVSARIWLVLAGLNGAIAVAAGAMAAHVAQDAGGETVATAARYQMWHALALLAVAWISTTTRYKLANLAGCLYFAGILLFCGSLYLSVAAGWSGITMAAPFGGIAFILGWLVLLGAGIGRLRKD
- the cyoD gene encoding cytochrome o ubiquinol oxidase subunit IV, producing the protein MEHATVSGGHSLKNYLIGFVLAVILTAIPFVLVAMGALPRVTMFFVIAIAAVVQVFVHLRYFLNLSLKETPRENILALAFACVLVFLMVGGTIWIMFNLEYRHDM
- the cyoA gene encoding ubiquinol oxidase subunit II, with amino-acid sequence MRSLHCIVLVGLAFVLAACGLAESPVLDPKGPVTEIERNLMLETLAIMMIVVIPVWLMAAWFIPRYRATNKKARYMPNWQSTGLDAVTWLVPAAIIVTVGTYVWIYTHKLDPYKTIETESGAEPFVVEVVAQDWKWLFLYPDQGVASVNELVFPSGVPLELIITSDTVMNSFYVPALGSQIYAMAGMQTELNLLAWEPGKFVGRNAQYSGKGFSQQYFDVIAATQEDFDAWVETVKQSGLTLDDATYQELAKPSTAHPITHYASYEAGLFDTIMMKYMHAPGHMHGAVTGVEE
- the cyoC gene encoding cytochrome o ubiquinol oxidase subunit III → MSADVAMNPQRRGPEEEAYEERAFGFWLYLMTDAIIFALLFATYVVMAPNIASAPAPKSLFDLWHTAGETALLLVSSLTFGVATISMIQGKKGQVLLWLAVTFVLGAGFVAMEIMEFAGMIAAGAGPGGSGSLSAFFTLVGTHGLHVSLGLVWIIILGLQVAVKGLTMPVTSRLFRLGLFWHFLDIVWIGIFSVVYLPGIM